DNA from Vicia villosa cultivar HV-30 ecotype Madison, WI unplaced genomic scaffold, Vvil1.0 ctg.003999F_1_1, whole genome shotgun sequence:
CCAACTATGGACAATTCTACTTGCAAGGTTGAATATAACGATGATGTTGCAGACATGCTACGACAGACAAAGCTTATAATATGGGATGAGGCCGCGATGGCACATAAGTATGCAATAGAATTCGCTTGACAGAACTTTGAAAGATGTTATGAGTGCAAACAAAAGTTCCAGCGATGTATTTGGTGGAAAGGTCGCTGTTTTCGGTGGTGATTTTAGACAGATTTTACCTGTCGTCCCCAGAGGCAGTCGTTCCGATATTGTACACTGTGCCATAAATGCATCTTACATATGGCATTCAGTTGAGGTATTAACATTAACAAGAAATATGCGGCTTCAAACAGGATCAACACAGACTGATAAAACTGAAATAACACAGTTTTCAGATTGGCTTTTAAGAATAGGAGAGGGCCGAATATCAGAGCCTAATGACGGCACCGCCAAAATCGACATACCACTTGATATTTTGATAACAGAATTTGATGATCCAATTGTGGCCATTGTCAATACCACATACCCTGATTTCATAATTAATTTTCAATCCATTGATTACCTTAAAAGTCGAACAATACTGGCCTCTACACTAGAAATTGTTGATCAGATCAATGATCATATACTTAACTTAATGCCAGGTTaagcaacaaaaatatataatttactgGAATATATTAATAGATTTTATGCTTTTACTAATTATGTTCAGTCAACAATGCAGGAGAAATTCGTGACTACTACAGTGCAAATTCAGTTGACAAGTCTGAGATTCATGACCCAATAGTAGTTGATATCCTCACACCAGAATTTCTAAGTTCCCTCCGAACATCAGGTTTGCCTAACCATCACTTAAAACTAAAGGTTGGGACACCTATAATGCTCATGAGAAACATAGATCAATCCGAAGGTTTGTGTAACGACACAAGGTTGTGCATAACAAAGATGGAAGCCCATGTACTCGAGGCTTCAATAATGGGTGGTAAAGGTTTGGGAAATTTGGGTTACATACCTTTAATGGACATGTCATTATCCCAATCACCATGGCCATTCAAACTGAATAGAAGACAGTTCCCTATTATAGTTTCCTATTCTATGACAATCAACAAATCACAGGGACAGTCATTGGATAACGTCGGTTTGTACTTACAAAGAGATGTATTTACACAAGGCCAAATTTATGTTGCATTGTCAAGAGTAACAACAAAAAAGGGAATCAAAATAATGATacatgatgaagaaaagaaatcCAGGGGAAAACTACAAATGTTGTGTATAAAGAGATTTTTAACAATGTCTGAGTTTCAAACATTTATCTCAGTAATTCTGTAACagcagtaatatatattactaacagcATTCTATGTTATACTACATTAATTTCATATATTAATAGAATCTTATGATGCATTACTgttaaaaaatataacaattaattATATCTTCATATGTATGTTGTAATGTTTTATGGTACCTTTCTCATTTAAATTATTAAGCCTCAATGTATGTATAGCAAAACATCTAAATACCAAaatcttatatattaatataaagatGGAGCTAAGTCCACCAGGGAATTACAAAATATTGATAGATAGATAGTTATAACAAACTTTTacatcatttttcaatttttcaacatTGTTACAAGTTTCTCCTTGCTGATGGGATCCTTAGTGCTGAAACCCATAGAGTCTCCATCAAGCAGGCTCCTGTCCTTGGCAAATTTGTACCAACCACGCCCTAAGAGCATCTGACCCTTTTCGGTATGATGAACTTCACATTCATACCTGACTTCCCTTTCCCATTCAACCAAATCTACAAACCTTACTCCATTTAGCCAGCGACTTGCCACAACATGCTCAGGAATTTCCtacaatattaatataaaacaacATTAGATTTTCCCATTAAGGTTCCTAAGACAATAAGCCTAAAACAAAAAATAACTTACAAGAAGACATGACTGAGCCATCTTCCCATTCACCACATCTTTCTTCCAGATACAATATGACATCTCAACAGGCTGCTCTGCATGGCAACTAACATCCTCACCATCAGCTTCATGGCATCTGAAACataatacaaacaaacaacatgaCCAGTAAACCAATGTGTTATCAAACCttctaaataaaaacataaaaacgtATACTCAACATAAACTGATTCAAACATACACAGAGTTATCAGAAGTGACAGCATTCCCCACAACCA
Protein-coding regions in this window:
- the LOC131641730 gene encoding uncharacterized protein LOC131641730, which produces MSANKSSSDVFGGKVAVFGGDFRQILPVVPRGSRSDIVHCAINASYIWHSVEVLTLTRNMRLQTGSTQTDKTEITQFSDWLLRIGEGRISEPNDGTAKIDIPLDILITEFDDPIVAIVNTTYPDFIINFQSIDYLKSRTILASTLEIVDQINDHILNLMPGEIRDYYSANSVDKSEIHDPIVVDILTPEFLSSLRTSGLPNHHLKLKVGTPIMLMRNIDQSEGLCNDTRLCITKMEAHVLEASIMGGKGLGNLGYIPLMDMSLSQSPWPFKLNRRQFPIIVSYSMTINKSQGQSLDNVGLYLQRDVFTQGQIYVALSRVTTKKGIKIMIHDEEKKSRGKLQMLCIKRFLTMSEFQTFISVIL